The Flavobacterium praedii genome window below encodes:
- a CDS encoding TonB-dependent receptor plug domain-containing protein encodes MTLRKLLLCLFVLVCQFISAQNDSITNLKEVIVSDRTLYSNNKSQSIQVLNDSVINKNQSSLSSLLNYNSVLYFKEYGRGMLSTVSFRGTTASQTAVIWNGINVNSQLNGSADFNTFTAPDFNSISIKAGGGSVSYGSGAIGGTVHLNNDLVFKNKFENDLRLDYGSFNTISVNYKMVLSNKKWSTQVGFSRNSSDNDYPYINQYTWDGIQRKNENGQYATTNLFANVGYKINPNSIITFYSQSSNTDRNLSLISESDSKTKYVNTFSRNLLEYSTTKERFNSNYKVAYLTEQYQYFENIDSDDFSFGKSESLIAKMDLGYKVTESIKLNGILDYNRTKGFGTSFGDNSRQIGAIAIKAVEKYNEKWQNELGFRKEVSSDYDSPFLFSLGSSYKFNSFYNLKINLSRNFRIPTFNDLYWETGGNPDLKPESSYQAEVGNVFTYEKFTLSETVYFIKISDLIRWAPMDGSNWSPENIDRVNSYGSETNLGWSSSYGKNNLALNASYAFTVSKNVATGEQLIYVPYHKFNSNVSYSYKKIAATYQFLFNGAVTTPSQKYHLVKEYWVSNLGVYYDLGTKNTCKIGFQALNLFNQNYQSISQHYMPGRNFIINLTFKF; translated from the coding sequence ATGACTTTAAGAAAACTATTACTTTGCCTTTTCGTGTTAGTGTGCCAATTCATTTCGGCACAAAATGACTCTATAACCAATTTAAAAGAGGTTATAGTTTCCGACCGCACATTGTATTCAAACAATAAATCCCAATCGATTCAAGTGCTGAATGATTCGGTCATAAACAAAAATCAATCTTCTCTTTCTAGTTTACTAAACTATAACAGTGTGTTGTATTTCAAGGAATACGGACGCGGAATGTTGTCTACCGTTTCTTTTAGAGGAACGACAGCCTCGCAAACAGCCGTGATTTGGAACGGAATAAATGTCAATTCGCAACTCAATGGTAGTGCCGATTTCAACACATTCACTGCTCCCGATTTCAATTCGATAAGTATCAAAGCCGGTGGAGGAAGTGTAAGTTATGGAAGTGGTGCCATTGGCGGGACCGTTCATTTGAACAATGATCTGGTTTTTAAAAATAAATTCGAAAATGATTTGCGATTGGACTATGGTAGCTTCAACACCATTAGTGTCAATTATAAAATGGTTCTTTCCAACAAAAAATGGAGTACTCAGGTTGGGTTTTCCAGAAACAGCTCGGATAATGATTATCCCTACATCAACCAATATACTTGGGATGGTATTCAACGAAAAAACGAAAATGGGCAATATGCTACGACCAATTTGTTTGCCAATGTAGGATACAAAATTAATCCTAATTCGATTATTACCTTTTATAGCCAGAGTTCAAACACAGATCGAAATCTTTCTTTAATTTCAGAATCGGATTCGAAAACAAAATACGTCAACACTTTTAGTCGAAATCTTTTGGAATATTCAACCACCAAGGAGCGTTTCAATAGCAATTATAAAGTAGCTTATCTCACAGAACAATATCAATATTTTGAGAATATCGACAGCGATGATTTTAGTTTTGGAAAATCAGAATCGCTTATAGCAAAAATGGATTTGGGTTACAAAGTGACGGAATCCATCAAACTGAATGGAATTTTGGATTACAATCGTACGAAAGGTTTTGGTACTAGTTTTGGTGATAATTCGAGACAAATTGGAGCAATTGCAATTAAAGCGGTAGAAAAGTATAATGAAAAATGGCAAAATGAATTGGGCTTTAGGAAAGAAGTAAGCTCAGATTATGACAGTCCATTCTTATTTTCATTGGGTTCCTCTTATAAGTTCAATTCTTTTTACAATCTAAAAATTAATCTATCGAGAAACTTTAGGATTCCGACATTTAATGATTTGTATTGGGAAACAGGCGGTAATCCCGATTTGAAACCCGAGAGTTCCTATCAGGCTGAGGTTGGAAATGTTTTTACGTATGAAAAATTCACTTTATCCGAAACAGTTTATTTCATAAAAATAAGTGATTTAATTCGTTGGGCACCTATGGATGGCAGTAATTGGTCGCCTGAAAATATAGATCGTGTGAATAGTTATGGTTCTGAAACGAATTTGGGGTGGTCTAGTTCTTATGGAAAAAATAATTTAGCGCTTAATGCCAGTTACGCCTTCACCGTTTCCAAAAATGTAGCAACAGGAGAACAGCTAATTTATGTTCCGTATCATAAATTCAATTCGAATGTTTCTTATTCCTATAAAAAAATAGCAGCAACCTATCAGTTTCTATTTAATGGAGCGGTTACAACACCTTCTCAAAAATACCATTTAGTCAAAGAATATTGGGTTTCCAATTTGGGAGTCTATTACGATCTGGGAACTAAAAATACCTGCAAAATCGGTTTTCAGGCTTTGAACCTTTTTAATCAAAATTACCAAAGTATTTCTCAGCATTATATGCCAGGAAGAAATTTTATAATCAACCTAACCTTTAAATTTTAA
- the cobC gene encoding alpha-ribazole phosphatase, with protein MEVYLVRHTETVCEKGICYGQSDVGIREPYDVVFESILNQLPQEAVLYSSPLQRCAILANHIKENTQIDSVIEDSRLMEMNFGDWELKSWNDIPREVLDPWMEDFVSVAVPNGESFIDLDNRVRDFLEIETAKMHTKPLIIVAHSGVIRSILCKINNLPLQEAFKTQLDYGVVIKIKI; from the coding sequence ATGGAAGTTTATTTAGTTCGTCATACCGAAACGGTTTGTGAAAAAGGAATCTGTTATGGTCAGAGTGATGTCGGAATTCGGGAGCCTTATGATGTTGTTTTTGAATCCATTCTGAACCAATTACCACAAGAGGCTGTTTTGTATTCCAGTCCATTACAACGCTGTGCTATTTTGGCAAATCACATCAAAGAAAATACTCAAATCGATTCCGTTATTGAAGATTCAAGATTGATGGAAATGAATTTTGGGGATTGGGAATTAAAAAGTTGGAACGATATTCCTCGTGAAGTTTTAGACCCTTGGATGGAAGATTTTGTTTCTGTTGCGGTTCCTAATGGTGAATCGTTTATAGATTTGGACAATAGAGTTCGAGATTTTTTAGAAATTGAAACTGCAAAAATGCATACCAAACCGCTTATAATTGTTGCACACTCAGGAGTTATCCGAAGCATTTTGTGCAAAATAAATAATCTTCCTTTGCAAGAAGCTTTTAAAACACAATTGGATTATGGGGTGGTAATTAAAATAAAAATCTAA
- a CDS encoding adenosylcobinamide-GDP ribazoletransferase, whose protein sequence is MKKQLHIFFTALMFYTRIPCPKNIDHNPDYLNKASRYFPLIGWIVGGICFGIYYLASFVFSVEIALILSMIAGILITGAFHEDGFADVCDGFGGGWTKEKILLIMKDSAIGAYGAIGIVLLFLLKFKALSNLVQSTAITNHYSPITIFFLFVSAHSISRLSAISIVFTHHYSREDATSKSKPIAQNFTWKEVVGASFFGLLPLVILSFFQWQLLLVLLPVFVARFFLARYFQKWIDGYTGDCLGATQQVCEVIFYLSIIAIWKFI, encoded by the coding sequence ATGAAGAAACAGTTACATATATTTTTTACCGCTTTGATGTTTTACACCCGAATTCCATGTCCCAAAAACATCGACCACAATCCCGATTATTTAAACAAAGCATCCCGCTATTTTCCTTTAATTGGTTGGATCGTTGGCGGAATTTGCTTTGGAATTTATTATCTGGCATCATTTGTGTTTTCTGTTGAAATTGCTTTGATACTATCGATGATAGCAGGAATTCTAATCACAGGAGCTTTTCACGAAGATGGTTTTGCCGATGTTTGTGATGGTTTTGGAGGTGGTTGGACCAAAGAGAAAATTCTTCTGATAATGAAAGATAGCGCTATTGGTGCTTATGGAGCTATTGGCATTGTTTTGCTTTTTTTACTAAAATTCAAAGCTTTATCGAATTTGGTTCAGAGTACTGCAATTACGAATCACTATTCACCAATCACTATTTTTTTCCTTTTTGTCTCTGCTCATTCCATCAGTCGTTTATCTGCTATTTCTATAGTTTTTACCCATCACTATTCAAGAGAAGATGCAACGAGCAAAAGCAAACCGATTGCTCAAAATTTTACTTGGAAAGAAGTGGTAGGAGCCTCCTTTTTTGGATTATTACCTTTGGTGATTTTGTCTTTTTTTCAATGGCAATTATTGTTGGTTTTACTCCCTGTTTTTGTAGCACGATTTTTTCTTGCCCGTTATTTTCAAAAATGGATTGATGGTTATACGGGAGATTGCTTAGGAGCAACGCAACAAGTATGTGAAGTTATTTTTTATCTGTCAATTATAGCGATATGGAAGTTTATTTAG
- the cobT gene encoding nicotinate-nucleotide--dimethylbenzimidazole phosphoribosyltransferase: protein MTLDEIIKSRRDTRHFTPDEVPDQVIQKALQAGHFAPSVGLTDATKYYLIKSAEIKKAIKDLFLDYDLKATNLTDDEGQKSQYKSLKLEAIEEAPLGLVICYDRSVLNNFTIGTVGSNEAIKFSAVCAAQNIWLSLTEQGYSMGWVSILNYYQFKQLLGLPENIEPLGYFCIGKPATNYDNQPMLQQLNWKQKQENPFIEEIKVLNESNITLNSNISPQILNSQILQVPSVLPLRGLGGWVRGLLQQKIDNKTKPTGSLGVLESLAKQIGTVFQTLEPKITKPNIIVFAADHGIANHGVSAYPQDVTRQMVTNFLEGGAGINVFCKQNNIELTIVDAGVNYDFPTNANLVSAKIAKGTQSFLQSPAMSKTELDLCFSKGAIIVNSIFETGCNCIGFGEMGIGNTSTASVLMSVLLEIPIEDCVGKGTGVVDEKLLQKQNILKKALENYNGSNDLQSKLAYFGGFEIMQMAGGMLQAKENNMLILVDGFICTVAFLIAYKMNPSVKENAIFCHSSAEQGHQKILDYLDVRALLQLDLRLGEGTGCAVAFPIIQSAVTFLNEMASFESAGISNK, encoded by the coding sequence ATGACATTAGATGAAATTATAAAATCACGTCGCGACACCCGTCATTTTACTCCAGACGAAGTTCCAGATCAAGTGATTCAAAAAGCACTACAAGCAGGACATTTCGCACCCTCCGTCGGTTTGACGGATGCTACCAAATATTACCTGATCAAATCGGCGGAAATTAAAAAAGCGATAAAGGATTTATTTTTAGATTATGATTTAAAGGCAACAAACTTAACCGATGATGAAGGGCAAAAATCACAATACAAATCTTTAAAACTGGAAGCAATCGAGGAAGCGCCACTCGGATTGGTGATTTGTTACGACCGTTCGGTTTTGAATAATTTTACGATTGGAACTGTCGGCAGTAATGAAGCGATAAAGTTTAGTGCCGTTTGTGCTGCCCAAAACATTTGGCTTTCATTGACAGAACAAGGCTATTCTATGGGTTGGGTTTCGATTCTAAACTATTATCAATTCAAACAGCTTTTGGGATTACCAGAAAATATAGAACCTCTGGGGTATTTTTGTATTGGTAAACCCGCTACCAATTACGACAACCAACCCATGTTGCAACAACTGAATTGGAAACAAAAGCAAGAAAATCCTTTTATAGAAGAAATTAAGGTTTTAAATGAAAGTAATATTACTCTAAATTCTAATATTTCACCTCAAATTTTAAATTCACAAATTCTCCAAGTTCCCTCAGTGCTCCCCCTTCGGGGGTTGGGGGGCTGGGTTAGGGGGCTTCTTCAACAAAAAATAGACAACAAAACCAAACCAACAGGTTCTCTTGGCGTTTTGGAAAGTCTGGCGAAACAAATTGGAACTGTTTTTCAGACTTTAGAACCCAAAATAACTAAACCAAATATAATCGTTTTTGCTGCCGATCACGGAATTGCCAATCATGGTGTGAGTGCTTATCCACAGGATGTGACACGACAAATGGTAACTAATTTTCTGGAAGGTGGAGCAGGGATCAATGTCTTTTGCAAGCAAAATAATATTGAATTAACCATTGTAGACGCAGGAGTAAATTATGATTTTCCAACAAATGCCAATTTGGTATCGGCGAAAATAGCGAAGGGAACTCAGTCATTTTTGCAAAGTCCCGCAATGAGTAAAACCGAATTGGATTTGTGTTTTTCAAAAGGGGCAATAATTGTAAATTCTATTTTTGAAACAGGTTGCAATTGCATTGGTTTTGGCGAAATGGGAATTGGAAATACGTCTACAGCTTCGGTGTTGATGTCTGTACTTTTGGAAATCCCTATAGAAGATTGTGTGGGTAAAGGAACCGGAGTTGTTGACGAAAAGCTACTTCAGAAACAAAACATCCTCAAAAAAGCACTGGAAAATTATAATGGTTCAAATGATTTACAAAGCAAGTTAGCCTACTTTGGCGGATTCGAAATTATGCAAATGGCAGGCGGAATGCTACAAGCCAAAGAAAACAATATGCTCATTTTGGTGGATGGTTTTATTTGCACTGTTGCTTTTTTAATAGCCTATAAAATGAATCCATCAGTTAAGGAAAATGCGATATTCTGTCATTCCTCTGCAGAGCAAGGACATCAAAAAATATTAGATTATTTGGATGTTCGTGCGTTGTTGCAACTCGATTTGCGATTGGGAGAAGGTACAGGTTGTGCGGTTGCGTTTCCGATTATTCAATCAGCAGTGACATTTTTAAATGAAATGGCGAGTTTTGAATCTGCTGGTATCAGCAATAAATAA
- the cobU gene encoding bifunctional adenosylcobinamide kinase/adenosylcobinamide-phosphate guanylyltransferase, with product MIYLITGGERSGKSSYAENLAKELSEKPMYVATARKWDEDFQKRIDRHQKDRDERWVNIEKEKHLSEIDFSGKVAIVDCVTLWLTNFFVDTKNDVALCLEQAKAELDAIAQQENATIIIVTNEIGMGIHAETHIGRKFTELQGWMNQYIAQKAETVVLMVSGIPVKIKG from the coding sequence ATGATATACCTAATTACAGGTGGAGAACGCTCCGGAAAGAGTAGTTATGCCGAAAATTTAGCCAAAGAATTATCTGAAAAACCAATGTACGTGGCCACAGCCAGAAAGTGGGATGAAGATTTCCAGAAACGCATTGACCGTCATCAAAAAGATCGTGATGAACGTTGGGTCAACATAGAAAAGGAAAAGCATTTGAGTGAAATTGATTTCTCCGGAAAAGTCGCTATTGTGGATTGCGTGACGCTTTGGTTGACCAACTTTTTTGTGGACACCAAAAATGATGTTGCTTTATGTTTGGAACAAGCGAAAGCCGAATTGGATGCCATTGCACAACAAGAAAATGCTACGATTATTATTGTAACCAACGAAATTGGAATGGGTATTCACGCCGAAACACACATTGGCAGAAAATTTACAGAACTTCAAGGTTGGATGAATCAATACATTGCTCAAAAAGCCGAAACGGTTGTGTTAATGGTGTCCGGAATTCCAGTAAAAATAAAAGGATAG